The nucleotide window GTTACATcacataaagaaaaagaaaaaaaatcagcaaaagtAACCTCAAATAATTCATCCCTTCAAACTCCACAAAATTCAATTATTACAAAGTATAGGAACACTTTCCCTCAAAAACACCACAAAATTTCAATTCAACAGAACTCCAAAACAATTTCGAAAGCAAACAATACACTCGTTTTACAAACTGAATCTAGTACATTACGCAAATCAAAGTGAGAGTTTTTCAGATCGTATGTAGCAAATTCAAGAGAACCGTGAGATTAGATGCAAGCAAGCATAGATAAAGCAAATCACTGGAAGGTTTCCATTCATATATAAGCAAATTCAAGAGATAGCTTATTACCAAGCGCTCAACTTCTTGTCATGGTCATTGATGAAGCGATCGCGAGAAGAGCAAACAGAGCTCGAATCGACTAAAAGGTTTCCACCATTAGCTCTCGCGGTTCTTAAAAAGCAGCTGGTTGGATCCTTGTAGCTCGACGTTTGGTGGGTTTGAGCTGTACCCGAAAGAACTGAATGATCCATTACAACCATCGAACCCCTTGATTCTTGAACGTTCTTAAGTGAAATCTCCGATAACCCATTGAAGGATTTCTCCTTCAATTCGAGTTTTATGTTTGTAGTCATCACATTGGTACCAGGTTCCAATCCAGGCACCGTCAAGATCTCAAAATCGAGTGGATAATCACGTTTAAAAGTTCGTGAAGACACCAATAAACCAGTATCTGATACAACACTCACTTCTGTTTTCACCTTTACTTCTTGCTCAACAATCTTTTGTGCACCATTTTGTTGAAACTTGATTTTGTTCTTGAATTTCAATTTCCGATCAACATTGGTAGTGTAATTGCCTAAACTAGAGTTAACCCATCCAGAAGAATGACTCTTTCTCTCTATTTCAACCTCAAATGATCCATCCAATTGCTTAAACTTATACTTCCTTTCAATCTCGAATTCAGATGGCTTACTAACACCAATACCAGCCTCAACATTAGTCGATTCCTTATCGAGCCAAAGATGCAAATTTGCATCAATCAACCAAAAACTAATTGAATCTGTCACCCCAATTTCAAAGCTATGACTTTTCCCATCCAGAATATCACCTAAAAATGGGGTCAATTCATAATCATAAGAAGGCAAATCAAATGCCCCAATGGCAACAATAGGATCCCATGAAAATGGGTTGATCCCCCCTGTAAAAATAACCGGAAATGGAACCTCAGATCCCACTAAATGCCCATCAATTTTCACAAAAACTTCCCTAAATGCACCATTTCCTTTGGTAAAACTCAAATTATTCTTTTCAATGTATTCATTTGGTGGGTTAGTGTACCAAAATTCATCATCACCATGAGATGAAACATACAATTCAAGCACAATTCTTTTAGTATTAATCGGAATCTCATTTGATTTCAACACCACTTCAGAGTCCTTCTCAATTCGAAACCAATTCCCTGTTTCCCCTTCTTCATTCGCAATCGGAATGACCAAATCAGCTGGTTCATCATAAACTCCATCACCAACCTCGAAATTTTGAAACCCGAACCCTAATTTCCGATTCTTAATTGTTTTGATCTCCTcatttttataaaacaaaatagtCAAACTAATATTATAAATGCCATCGATATTATCATTACCGAGATTTTCAAGCATCATAGAAAGAGAAATATTAGATTGTTGAAGAAGAGAAGAATACTTAGTAATATCCTTAGTGAAACTCCAGAAAGTTCCATTTTCCTCAGCTTGAGGGGTACTTGTGCGAAGAATTTCAACCCCAGATAACCAAACTCCGGCAATCGCATCAAATTGATTCCCATAAACCTCACCGGAAAATTGAAGAACGGCCTGATTCCATGGCGGAGAACAGTTTTGAGGGGGAGAATAAATGGCGGTAAAAGGGGGTTGTAAATAAGTAGTGTTGTCGAAGAGCTGAAGAGTGCATAATGGTGATGGGGTCGGGAGATTTGTTGTTGAAAATGGTGGAGTTATTTTAATGGCTTCTTTGGGAGAAAGGGATGATGATGGAGGTTTGAGAAAATGATTAGGTTGAGATTTTGTATGAGAAAATAAGGTGAATATGAAGATTATGATGAGGAAAGAAGAGTGAATGAGAAGATGGcgcatttttttggtttatgaattttttttttgtttgtttgttgattgATTTTGTTTTCTTGTGGGTGGGGGAGAGGCGAGGAAAAGGTGTTATAAAGGAGGGATTTGTATTGGTGTTTGACAATTCTTGGTCTTAATTTGATTTGGTTATGGTGAATCCTAAGTTGTTAAGACTCATTTTAAATTAGTTGTATGGATAATTGGGGTGAGATTTATAGGTAATTAGGCTCCATAATCTAGTAGTTTAGTCTATCGAAAGCTTAtccatttaactttttataattatatcagAGTTATATTTAAAGTGGTGGCCTATGAAATAGATGGCATAAGAGAGCCAACTATGACCCATATTGCAATATAAAAGTCAGGACTTGTCCCACATTGGTTATGAGCAATTAGTATAGGGGTTATTTGCAAGCAATTTCTTTTTACCACTAGACTAGTTTTTTAGCCAGAGTTCTCTCGCAGATTATTGGTTTATGGAGTAGATGGCTCGGAAGAGTCATCTGTTGTATTATATAGTCGTGACCAATGAGGACATTGGTCATACGGGGTCATTTGTTATGGTAAATTGCAAGTTATGAAACATGTCCCACATCGTTTGTTTGGGTAAATGTTGTGGGATTTATAGGCAAGTAAACTCCCTTTCTCACTAGACCAGTCTTTTAGGACAATTTTCTTCATTTGACCTATATCATAATTTGttgaatttcttaaaattttgagTCTATTTAGCAAATGATTTTAGGTTAAAATTATTAGCTTTAAAAGTATTGATCGAATTGTTAGCTATTAAACAAATTGTTGTTATTAAAATAGATAAGAAAGAAACGATATATGAAAAGTAAGAGTACTTAATTTGTAAGAAATTGAATTTGCAGAAGTATAGTTTTGAAGAAGTATTTGAGTGTAATGAAGCTTctagtaatatttttaaatggcttatattttcttattaataAAAGTTGCTTCCAAGAACCCACACAATTGTAGATAAAGATGAATGGTGatatctttatttatttgttgacTATTAGTATTCTTATAATACTCCTAATACGTGTGTACTCCTTAGTTGTCAAACACTCAAATGTGATTGACAAATTTTACATATTCACTATATATGTTGTTTATGATATTGATCGTGATATCTCGTAAATTCTATAAAAACTATAATTTggatttgaaaatgataatttaaagttttaaaaaagttaaattatactCTTAAAAAAGAGATTGTGGCCTATAAAATTCTCCGTTTAAAAGTatctataaattaataattaatcatcaataaaatatactaataaaaaaacgaCTTGAGACACGTGTTATActgtcattaaaaatttttgcaccttttttctatcattgacgaggaaacttttgatatttaagaaaaaaattaactcattaaaatatgtaatatttgttgattgactataactatatgtgatgatctattgaaatactatatttccttatataaaTCAGAAAAGAATATacatgaaaatttttattttaacttagataataaattattatcacATAATAAATTAGCAAACTAATTGACTAACTTTTCAACTAAATTCTTCactttgataataataataataataataccataacaaatacaaagatttcataattaaatttatgttgtaaataaattaattttataaaataatattattatatatatcaataaatatttactattaatataaataaaaaaaagataaaacaagACAACACACGTGGCAAGataaaatataacaacaaaTTAGGTTGGTTGACTAGTAGTATATGCTCGTATTTGGTTTGTAAGATTTTGTATAGATTACGTGCAAGGTGCAAAGCATAAGCATTATCATGTTATGATGGTGCATTTGCTGGCGACATGTTGATTTTTTTCtcgttgtttattgtttatggtCCAAATGTGAGCTTACCGATTTaagatcaaataatttattGTCTTCTAATTTTGAACAAGTACTAGAGCGTCTTATGAGGAGTATGCTAAGTGTATTTGTAGTGTAATGTATTTGATGAATTGCACTAGATCGGATAAGTATATACAATGAATATGTAGAGTGGATACATGTATAATGGTACTTATGACCACTAGAATACTCTATTTCATTTTGTAAGAGTCTTAATAGGGCCGGTTCTTTGGGCATCCGAGATAGCTGACCGCTCAGAGCCCTCAGAAGTAAGAGaccttaaatattaaatggtgttaTTCAAGTTCGGTtcgaaataataattttgatttgtttgtaaacttTTTATATACTTAaagtaatataatgttataatacattttgtcttgaattattttttttaaattgaaaatttctcaatttaattaatttttaaaaggaTTATAAATA belongs to Amaranthus tricolor cultivar Red isolate AtriRed21 chromosome 17, ASM2621246v1, whole genome shotgun sequence and includes:
- the LOC130804283 gene encoding peptide-N4-(N-acetyl-beta-glucosaminyl)asparagine amidase A-like; the protein is MRHLLIHSSFLIIIFIFTLFSHTKSQPNHFLKPPSSSLSPKEAIKITPPFSTTNLPTPSPLCTLQLFDNTTYLQPPFTAIYSPPQNCSPPWNQAVLQFSGEVYGNQFDAIAGVWLSGVEILRTSTPQAEENGTFWSFTKDITKYSSLLQQSNISLSMMLENLGNDNIDGIYNISLTILFYKNEEIKTIKNRKLGFGFQNFEVGDGVYDEPADLVIPIANEEGETGNWFRIEKDSEVVLKSNEIPINTKRIVLELYVSSHGDDEFWYTNPPNEYIEKNNLSFTKGNGAFREVFVKIDGHLVGSEVPFPVIFTGGINPFSWDPIVAIGAFDLPSYDYELTPFLGDILDGKSHSFEIGVTDSISFWLIDANLHLWLDKESTNVEAGIGVSKPSEFEIERKYKFKQLDGSFEVEIERKSHSSGWVNSSLGNYTTNVDRKLKFKNKIKFQQNGAQKIVEQEVKVKTEVSVVSDTGLLVSSRTFKRDYPLDFEILTVPGLEPGTNVMTTNIKLELKEKSFNGLSEISLKNVQESRGSMVVMDHSVLSGTAQTHQTSSYKDPTSCFLRTARANGGNLLVDSSSVCSSRDRFINDHDKKLSAW